In Edaphobacter paludis, a single window of DNA contains:
- a CDS encoding GspE/PulE family protein, whose amino-acid sequence MANAPLAIPINELGMNETERAQGLARRYHAEFVDLKNFKIQHELFKTVPVDMMFRYNFVPLEQKDGRLAIAVSDPSKLMVLDEISGLLGTRLITRVATLSQITDLLKKTEQSQRVLDEASEGLAFDVLSSEDNADENISIERLTSEDDISPIIRLVDTTIFTALERRASDIHLETFDDCLMVKYRIDGVLQQAMAPIAREHHQTILSRIKVMSELDIAERRVPQDGRFRVRYKGRLIDFRVSIMPTVHGENAVLRVLDKESMSEKFKKLSLDVVGFADRDLERFRRYIKEPYGMVLVTGPTGSGKTTTLYAALNEIKSEEDKIITIEDPVEYQIRGITQIPVNEKKGLTFARGLRSILRHDPDKILVGEIRDAETAQIAINSALTGHLVFTTVHANNVVDVLGRFLNMGVEPYNFVSALNCILAQRLVRQVCEFCVQNVHYNDADLIASGLELEEWRGFNFREGAGCIECGGTGYRGRSAIHELLELDDEIREMLLAKKPGSEIRKKARDKGMAFLRDSALERVRAGVTTLREINKVTFIEAGR is encoded by the coding sequence ATGGCAAATGCACCTTTGGCGATCCCAATCAACGAGTTGGGGATGAACGAGACCGAGCGCGCGCAGGGATTGGCGCGGCGCTACCATGCGGAATTTGTCGATCTGAAGAACTTCAAGATTCAGCATGAGCTGTTCAAGACGGTTCCGGTGGACATGATGTTCCGCTATAACTTCGTTCCGCTGGAGCAGAAGGACGGGCGGCTGGCGATTGCGGTCAGCGATCCTTCGAAGCTGATGGTGCTCGACGAGATCTCGGGGTTGCTGGGCACGCGGCTGATTACTCGGGTGGCAACGCTCTCGCAGATTACCGATCTGCTGAAGAAGACGGAGCAGTCGCAGCGTGTGCTCGATGAGGCGAGTGAGGGGCTGGCGTTCGATGTGCTTTCGAGCGAGGATAATGCCGATGAGAATATCTCCATCGAGCGGCTGACCAGCGAAGACGATATCTCGCCGATCATTCGGCTGGTGGATACGACGATCTTTACCGCGCTGGAGCGGCGGGCCAGCGATATTCACCTGGAAACTTTTGATGATTGCCTGATGGTGAAGTACCGCATCGACGGAGTGTTGCAGCAGGCGATGGCTCCGATTGCAAGGGAGCATCACCAGACGATTCTTTCGCGTATCAAGGTCATGAGCGAGCTGGATATTGCGGAGCGGCGCGTGCCGCAGGACGGACGTTTTCGGGTTCGCTACAAGGGCAGGCTGATCGATTTTCGTGTGTCGATTATGCCGACGGTGCATGGCGAGAACGCTGTGCTTCGCGTGCTCGATAAAGAGTCGATGAGCGAGAAGTTCAAGAAGCTGTCGCTCGATGTGGTGGGATTTGCGGATAGAGATCTGGAACGGTTTCGGCGGTACATCAAGGAACCGTACGGCATGGTGCTGGTGACCGGACCGACAGGGTCGGGTAAGACGACGACGCTTTATGCAGCGCTGAACGAGATCAAGAGTGAAGAAGACAAGATCATCACAATTGAAGACCCTGTCGAGTATCAGATTCGCGGAATTACGCAGATTCCCGTGAATGAGAAGAAGGGACTGACGTTTGCCCGCGGGCTGAGGTCGATCCTGCGGCATGACCCGGACAAGATCCTGGTCGGCGAAATCCGTGATGCGGAGACGGCGCAGATCGCCATCAACTCCGCTCTCACCGGGCATCTCGTGTTTACAACGGTTCACGCGAATAACGTCGTCGATGTGCTGGGGCGTTTCTTGAATATGGGCGTCGAGCCCTATAACTTTGTTTCGGCGCTGAACTGTATCTTGGCTCAACGGCTGGTGCGGCAGGTGTGCGAGTTCTGCGTGCAGAATGTGCATTACAACGATGCCGACCTGATAGCGAGTGGTTTGGAGCTGGAAGAGTGGCGCGGGTTCAACTTTCGCGAGGGCGCTGGATGCATCGAGTGCGGTGGAACCGGGTATCGTGGACGGTCGGCCATTCATGAGTTGCTGGAACTTGATGACGAGATCCGCGAGATGCTGCTGGCGAAGAAGCCGGGCAGCGAGATCCGCAAAAAGGCCCGAGACAAGGGGATGGCGTTTCTGCGTGATTCGGCTTTGGAGCGGGTTCGTGCTGGAGTGACTACGCTGCGAGAGATTAACAAGGTTACGTTTATTGAGGCGGGACGATAA
- a CDS encoding DUF308 domain-containing protein, translated as MNVASTDYSPTPRKSISWSVALSLFFILAGLIAILLPPIMGLGVTVYIGWLLIVSGLAHFVFAWKSHSAGAVLWEVLVGFVYVFAGGYLILHPLAGLLSLTLLLAVYLCIEGIFEIILSFQIARSGRLWMIFEGIVTIIVAVMIWQTWPFSTIWAIGTLVGISMIFSGISRLMFSLGRHRAFANPV; from the coding sequence ATGAACGTTGCGTCCACAGATTATTCCCCGACTCCCCGCAAATCCATCAGCTGGTCCGTTGCGCTCAGCCTCTTCTTCATCTTGGCGGGGCTTATCGCCATTCTGCTTCCGCCCATCATGGGCCTGGGCGTCACCGTGTACATCGGCTGGCTGCTGATCGTAAGCGGCCTCGCGCACTTCGTCTTTGCCTGGAAATCGCACTCCGCCGGCGCTGTGCTGTGGGAGGTGCTTGTCGGCTTCGTCTACGTCTTCGCCGGGGGCTACCTGATCCTGCATCCTCTGGCCGGGCTGCTGTCGCTGACGCTCCTTCTGGCTGTCTACCTCTGTATCGAAGGAATCTTTGAGATCATCCTATCGTTCCAGATCGCCCGCAGTGGCCGCCTCTGGATGATCTTCGAAGGAATCGTCACCATCATCGTCGCCGTTATGATCTGGCAGACATGGCCGTTCAGTACCATCTGGGCCATCGGAACTCTGGTCGGCATCAGCATGATATTCAGCGGCATCTCGCGGCTCATGTTCTCGCTCGGCCGCCACCGTGCATTCGCCAATCCAGTCTAG
- a CDS encoding DUF2306 domain-containing protein — protein sequence MMSPVSAQSIETGSAEKSSYPYWLRIGFWACIVIAIAVVLRRVVALAHPQQSGPPQLTALDAVFGSHAGLTLAHILPAMAFVVLTPVILLRWSKAAWLEQLLFLLGVVVGITAYGMSAYAVGGWVERSAVLFFNSLFLFSLLRAYWYRRQGALVPERRWLIRAIGILLGIATTRPVMGVFFATSRLTHLEPRQFFGIAFWIGFSINMIAVELWLRSKNDQMHSARMAFGPKA from the coding sequence ATGATGAGCCCAGTGTCCGCCCAATCGATAGAGACAGGTAGCGCAGAAAAAAGCAGTTATCCTTACTGGCTGAGAATCGGTTTCTGGGCCTGTATTGTCATTGCGATTGCTGTGGTGTTGCGGCGGGTGGTTGCGCTTGCGCATCCGCAGCAGTCAGGTCCGCCACAACTGACTGCGCTGGACGCGGTGTTTGGGTCTCATGCCGGGCTGACACTTGCCCATATTCTTCCAGCGATGGCATTTGTTGTGTTGACTCCGGTTATCCTCTTGCGTTGGTCAAAGGCGGCATGGCTGGAACAGCTGCTTTTTTTATTGGGAGTGGTGGTAGGCATTACTGCCTATGGCATGAGTGCCTATGCCGTTGGAGGATGGGTGGAACGCTCGGCCGTGCTTTTCTTCAACAGCTTATTTCTGTTTTCGCTCCTACGCGCCTATTGGTATAGGCGTCAGGGAGCACTCGTTCCGGAGAGGCGGTGGTTGATACGCGCGATTGGGATATTGCTTGGCATTGCTACAACTCGTCCTGTCATGGGAGTGTTTTTCGCCACCAGCCGACTGACGCATCTTGAGCCGAGACAGTTTTTCGGTATTGCCTTCTGGATTGGTTTTTCGATCAATATGATTGCAGTTGAACTCTGGCTGCGCTCCAAAAACGATCAGATGCACAGTGCGCGGATGGCATTTGGGCCAAAGGCGTAA
- a CDS encoding type II secretion system F family protein, with product MNEFVIKLADERGRVQEQTHAAATAEELRARFTQAGYYVYSVKARGALGGSSKKKVNLETFLIFNQQFLTLIRAGLPILGSLELLARRQKEAHFRAQLEDVAARVKTGESISQAFEAQGGFPIVYTTTLLAGERSGNLEEVLQRFLDFQRVSLTFRKKLKASLIYPALLVVMVVGLLIFLITFVVPRFAQLYDQLGTHLPWLTMFMLQLGQYAQHYGIYAVIVVAVLAFLVSRWIKTDSGASTVDRIRIGLPVFGNVWLKYQVGLFSRTLSTLLTGGLPLVPSLETAARSIDSRQIANAVYRSVETVREGKGLSASLESTKVFPELAIEMVEVGESTGALPQMLNSVAEFFEEDVQTNLTAAMSLIEPAILIVMGIVVTGILIALYLPIFSLSAGGMSR from the coding sequence ATGAACGAGTTCGTAATTAAGCTGGCGGATGAGCGGGGCCGGGTACAGGAGCAGACCCATGCGGCGGCGACGGCGGAGGAGCTGCGGGCGCGGTTTACGCAGGCGGGATATTACGTCTACTCGGTGAAGGCGCGGGGGGCGCTGGGGGGATCGAGCAAGAAGAAAGTAAACCTGGAGACGTTTCTGATATTCAACCAGCAGTTTTTGACGCTGATTCGAGCGGGTTTGCCGATTCTGGGGTCGCTGGAACTGCTGGCGCGGCGGCAGAAGGAGGCGCACTTCAGAGCGCAGCTGGAGGATGTCGCGGCGCGGGTGAAGACAGGAGAGTCGATCTCGCAGGCGTTCGAGGCGCAGGGAGGCTTTCCCATTGTGTATACGACGACGCTGCTGGCGGGCGAACGGTCGGGAAATCTTGAGGAGGTTTTGCAGCGGTTTCTGGACTTTCAGCGGGTGTCGCTGACGTTCCGCAAGAAGCTGAAGGCGAGCCTAATCTATCCAGCGCTGCTGGTCGTGATGGTGGTGGGGCTGCTGATATTTCTCATTACGTTTGTAGTGCCGCGGTTTGCGCAGCTCTATGACCAGTTGGGGACGCATCTGCCGTGGCTGACGATGTTTATGTTGCAGTTGGGCCAGTATGCGCAGCACTATGGGATTTATGCGGTGATTGTTGTGGCGGTGCTGGCTTTTCTGGTGTCGCGATGGATCAAGACCGACTCTGGAGCCTCGACGGTCGACCGGATCCGGATTGGGCTGCCGGTATTTGGAAATGTGTGGCTGAAGTATCAGGTGGGGCTGTTCAGCCGAACGCTTTCGACGCTGTTGACGGGCGGCCTGCCGCTCGTTCCCAGTCTGGAGACGGCGGCTCGTTCGATCGATTCGAGACAGATTGCGAATGCGGTCTACCGGTCCGTCGAGACGGTGCGCGAGGGCAAGGGCCTATCGGCCAGCTTGGAATCCACCAAGGTCTTTCCCGAGCTGGCGATTGAGATGGTCGAGGTGGGCGAGTCGACCGGCGCCCTGCCGCAGATGTTGAACTCGGTAGCCGAGTTTTTTGAAGAGGACGTGCAGACCAACCTGACAGCGGCGATGAGCCTGATCGAACCGGCGATTTTGATCGTGATGGGCATCGTGGTGACGGGGATTCTGATTGCGCTTTATCTGCCGATCTTCAGTTTGAGCGCGGGTGGGATGAGCCGGTAA
- a CDS encoding DHA2 family efflux MFS transporter permease subunit, whose translation MPAILELEEEELVEADASLAEIAAPFDNERLPEPKVFNPWIIALVVTIGTFMEVLDTSIANVALPHISGSLSASQDEGAWVLTSYLVANAIVLPISGWISSVFGRKNFYLVSVFFFTVFSAACGMAPTLGVLILFRVAQGLAGGGLQPSVQAILADTFSIEKRGMAMALYTVAILVAPVLGPTLGGWITDNYSWRWIFYINIPVGILCVFLTRIVLEDPPHMKEMKAKARKLSVDWGGLGFISIGLATLEIVLDKGQELDWFGSSFIVFFASISVIALASAVIWELKRKNPIVNLRLLKERNFLFCCLIILGLYAVLYATTYLLPVFMQQLMGYTATTSGLVLSPAGIFTMIEVPFVGYILTKGYDPRKMIFAGMMLIASSCWWMGSLNLEMAEMNMIVPRIVQVLGLGLITVPVSTIVFRFIPKTESSQAAGLYALVRNEGGSLGIALVSTMLQRRTQVFQQVLGQHVTASNAMVQQAVGQMAAGPGNAADNHYVALAQLYAAMQRQASLLAYMDQFKMLCGIMLCMVPLVFFLKRPPAQKHIELEAH comes from the coding sequence ATGCCAGCCATTCTTGAGCTTGAGGAAGAAGAACTTGTCGAAGCCGACGCGTCACTCGCGGAGATAGCCGCGCCGTTCGACAACGAGCGCCTTCCTGAGCCTAAAGTCTTCAATCCCTGGATCATTGCGCTGGTGGTCACCATCGGCACATTTATGGAAGTGCTCGACACCTCGATTGCCAACGTTGCGCTGCCGCATATCTCTGGCAGTCTGTCGGCGTCACAGGACGAGGGCGCGTGGGTGCTCACCAGCTATCTCGTCGCCAATGCAATCGTGCTGCCGATCAGCGGCTGGATCTCGTCGGTCTTCGGCCGCAAGAATTTTTACCTTGTCTCTGTCTTCTTCTTCACAGTCTTTTCCGCTGCCTGCGGTATGGCGCCTACACTTGGGGTGCTGATTCTCTTCCGCGTTGCGCAGGGACTTGCGGGCGGCGGTTTGCAGCCCTCGGTGCAGGCGATTCTGGCGGATACTTTTTCGATCGAGAAGCGTGGAATGGCCATGGCGCTCTACACCGTCGCTATACTGGTCGCGCCGGTGCTTGGGCCTACCCTGGGCGGCTGGATCACGGATAACTACTCCTGGCGCTGGATCTTCTACATCAATATTCCTGTGGGCATCCTCTGCGTCTTTCTTACGCGCATCGTGCTTGAAGACCCTCCGCATATGAAGGAGATGAAGGCGAAGGCGCGAAAGCTCTCGGTCGACTGGGGTGGCCTGGGCTTTATCTCGATCGGTCTGGCTACGCTCGAGATTGTGCTGGACAAGGGACAGGAGTTGGATTGGTTTGGTTCGTCTTTTATCGTCTTCTTCGCCAGTATCTCGGTGATTGCGCTGGCCAGCGCAGTGATCTGGGAGCTGAAGCGCAAGAATCCAATCGTCAACCTGCGGCTCCTCAAGGAGCGGAACTTCTTGTTCTGCTGCCTGATCATCCTTGGGCTCTACGCTGTACTTTATGCCACGACGTATTTGCTTCCTGTATTTATGCAGCAGTTGATGGGGTACACGGCGACTACGTCGGGCCTTGTTCTTTCTCCGGCTGGCATCTTCACCATGATCGAGGTGCCGTTTGTCGGCTACATTCTCACCAAGGGGTATGACCCGAGGAAGATGATCTTCGCCGGAATGATGCTGATCGCGTCGTCCTGCTGGTGGATGGGATCGCTCAATCTCGAGATGGCAGAGATGAATATGATTGTGCCGCGTATTGTGCAGGTGCTCGGTCTTGGATTGATTACCGTTCCTGTCAGCACTATCGTCTTCCGCTTCATCCCGAAGACCGAAAGTTCGCAGGCCGCGGGGCTTTATGCGCTGGTGCGAAATGAGGGCGGTAGCCTCGGCATCGCGCTGGTCAGCACCATGCTGCAACGCAGGACGCAGGTGTTTCAACAGGTGCTCGGCCAGCATGTTACTGCCTCGAACGCGATGGTGCAGCAGGCAGTGGGGCAGATGGCTGCCGGTCCCGGCAACGCTGCAGACAATCACTACGTTGCGCTAGCCCAGCTTTATGCAGCCATGCAGCGTCAGGCTTCGCTGCTGGCCTATATGGACCAGTTCAAGATGCTCTGCGGCATAATGCTGTGCATGGTCCCGCTGGTCTTCTTCCTGAAGCGCCCGCCCGCGCAGAAGCATATCGAGCTGGAAGCACATTAG
- a CDS encoding TetR/AcrR family transcriptional regulator: MQRAVVDRKQKIVAEFRRSEILAAATKVFGNKGFEATRMEEIAKAARLAKGTLYLYFDSKDAIYLATVRQALSELATLTEGQVRKEPTLAGKVAAFIRVRVAFWDEQQSFYRVILSLSREGQHRKRSIAWQRETVLYLQAIFDEGAKAGEIPEQDFVGAAWAMMDAIRGTSERRIYTEGRSTEDDTRFLTEFLLRALQIKVPVGQQKAPAEAGAMRPPTISN, encoded by the coding sequence ATGCAACGAGCCGTAGTAGACCGTAAACAAAAGATCGTCGCGGAGTTCCGCCGTTCGGAGATCCTCGCTGCGGCGACCAAGGTCTTTGGCAACAAGGGCTTCGAGGCCACCCGCATGGAGGAGATCGCAAAGGCCGCCCGGCTGGCCAAGGGAACTCTCTATCTCTACTTCGACTCCAAAGACGCCATCTACCTGGCAACTGTGCGCCAGGCGCTCTCCGAACTGGCCACCCTCACCGAAGGACAGGTACGCAAAGAGCCCACCTTAGCTGGAAAGGTTGCAGCCTTCATTCGCGTCCGCGTCGCCTTCTGGGACGAGCAGCAATCGTTCTACCGCGTCATTCTCAGTCTCAGCCGCGAGGGTCAGCACCGCAAACGCAGCATCGCATGGCAAAGGGAGACGGTGCTCTATCTGCAAGCGATCTTCGACGAAGGAGCAAAGGCCGGTGAGATACCCGAGCAGGACTTCGTTGGCGCGGCCTGGGCCATGATGGATGCCATCCGCGGCACCAGCGAGCGCCGAATCTATACCGAAGGCCGCTCGACCGAAGACGACACCAGGTTCCTGACCGAATTTCTGCTACGGGCGTTGCAAATAAAGGTGCCTGTGGGGCAGCAAAAAGCCCCAGCCGAAGCCGGGGCCATGCGTCCACCAACAATCTCAAACTAA
- a CDS encoding iron-sulfur cluster assembly accessory protein, with protein MSTATVTPSAEVVTGAPASNAPVNLTPSAIAKVKEIMATQDPVPAGLRIGVVGGGCSGFQYSMSFENQSGMMDKVYKFDDLKVFVDATSAAYLNNCQVDYVETLEAAGFKFENAAVKSTCGCGSSFSV; from the coding sequence ATGTCCACTGCAACCGTTACCCCTTCCGCTGAAGTCGTTACTGGCGCGCCCGCCTCAAACGCGCCGGTGAATCTGACCCCTTCCGCTATTGCCAAGGTGAAGGAGATTATGGCGACCCAGGATCCCGTTCCAGCTGGTCTGCGGATCGGCGTCGTCGGCGGCGGATGTTCCGGCTTTCAATACTCCATGTCGTTCGAGAACCAGAGCGGCATGATGGATAAGGTCTACAAGTTCGACGATCTAAAGGTATTTGTCGACGCTACCTCGGCGGCCTACCTGAATAACTGCCAGGTGGACTATGTCGAGACCTTAGAGGCGGCCGGCTTCAAATTTGAGAATGCCGCAGTGAAGAGCACCTGCGGATGCGGATCTTCTTTCAGCGTTTAG
- a CDS encoding DUF3341 domain-containing protein, giving the protein MSSKNIAVFGIYRTPELAESAVDHLLTLGFTNSAISILLQDDKSTRDFAHEKNTKAPEGTATGVTVGGVIGGTLGLLAGLGALAIPGIGPLIAAGPIIGALTGLGVGGAVGGITGALVGMGIPEYEAKRYEGHVKNGGTLLSVHCDTPEQITAAKDGLKATGAVDIAATGEHAAAEPTTVNRIQTESAIDREEDVERDRIVDSEF; this is encoded by the coding sequence ATGTCCAGCAAGAATATTGCAGTCTTCGGGATTTATCGCACGCCAGAGTTGGCTGAGAGCGCTGTCGATCATCTCCTTACCCTCGGCTTCACCAACTCCGCCATCTCGATCCTGCTGCAGGATGATAAAAGCACCCGCGACTTCGCCCACGAAAAGAACACCAAGGCGCCCGAGGGAACGGCGACCGGCGTCACCGTCGGAGGCGTTATTGGCGGAACGCTTGGGCTGCTTGCCGGTCTAGGTGCTCTCGCCATTCCCGGCATCGGTCCGCTGATCGCCGCTGGTCCAATCATTGGCGCGCTCACCGGTCTGGGCGTAGGCGGAGCTGTCGGAGGAATTACCGGAGCGCTCGTAGGCATGGGCATTCCCGAGTACGAGGCCAAACGCTACGAAGGCCACGTCAAAAATGGCGGTACGCTGCTCTCCGTCCACTGTGATACCCCTGAGCAGATCACTGCTGCCAAAGATGGCCTAAAAGCAACAGGGGCGGTCGATATTGCCGCCACAGGAGAACATGCTGCTGCGGAACCAACAACCGTTAACCGCATCCAGACTGAGTCCGCAATAGATCGCGAAGAAGACGTTGAGCGTGACCGCATCGTGGATAGCGAGTTCTAA
- a CDS encoding aldo/keto reductase — MQATNDKSFRRLGATGPRVFPLALGCMGMSGMYGQADEAESLRTIHTAIEAGVTLLDTGDFYGMGHNELLVGRALREMGSAAREKVMISVKFGALRGPDGSWLGFDGRPAAVKNSLAHSLTRLGVDYIDIYRPARLDGGVPIEETVGAVAEMVSAGYVRHVALSEVGVETARRAKTVTPICDVQLEYGLASRGIEGRILPGLREMGIGVTAYGVLSRGLLSGSVPQAKGDFRARLPRFTGENLAKNQALATALKELAAARNLTAVQMAIAWVLAKGEDIVPLIGSRTQAQINEALGALDVRLSKEEISKLEIAVPASEIAGTRYDSHQMAMLDSEK, encoded by the coding sequence ATGCAGGCGACGAATGACAAGAGCTTTCGCAGATTAGGCGCAACAGGCCCGAGAGTGTTTCCGCTCGCGCTGGGGTGCATGGGAATGTCGGGAATGTATGGGCAGGCCGATGAAGCGGAGAGCCTGCGCACAATCCATACGGCGATAGAGGCGGGTGTGACTCTGCTGGATACGGGCGATTTCTACGGCATGGGGCACAACGAATTGCTGGTAGGGCGGGCGCTGCGAGAGATGGGCTCTGCGGCTCGTGAAAAAGTGATGATCAGCGTCAAGTTCGGCGCACTGCGCGGGCCGGATGGATCGTGGCTGGGCTTCGATGGGCGCCCGGCGGCGGTGAAAAACTCTTTGGCGCATAGTCTTACTCGCCTGGGCGTCGACTACATCGATATCTATCGGCCCGCCCGCCTAGACGGGGGAGTGCCTATCGAGGAGACTGTTGGCGCGGTTGCAGAGATGGTGAGTGCGGGCTATGTCCGCCATGTCGCGCTGAGCGAGGTTGGAGTGGAGACGGCGCGACGGGCGAAGACTGTGACTCCCATATGCGATGTGCAGCTCGAATACGGGCTGGCGAGTCGCGGCATCGAGGGCCGGATTTTGCCTGGGCTGCGCGAAATGGGGATCGGCGTAACGGCGTATGGCGTGCTCTCGCGTGGGTTGCTCAGCGGTTCGGTGCCACAGGCTAAGGGGGATTTTCGCGCTCGTCTGCCGCGATTCACTGGAGAGAATCTGGCGAAAAATCAGGCATTGGCGACGGCGCTGAAGGAATTGGCTGCGGCCCGCAACCTGACGGCGGTCCAGATGGCAATTGCCTGGGTATTGGCCAAGGGTGAGGACATCGTTCCGCTGATTGGCTCGCGCACGCAGGCACAAATTAACGAGGCACTGGGTGCGCTCGATGTGCGGCTATCGAAGGAGGAAATTTCGAAGCTGGAGATCGCGGTACCGGCGTCTGAGATTGCAGGCACCCGGTACGATTCGCACCAGATGGCAATGTTGGATAGCGAGAAGTAG
- a CDS encoding histidine phosphatase family protein, translated as MNLFILRHASAGTRRANPLLDVKRPLDKEGKRHCLQLAHVLNASKIQFDLIVSSNLKRSLQTASLVGTETGYESAIQISNALAPEATLHDFQRLLDTCRDHENVLVVGHNPNINNFLGSLLVPATSHGPAQVRLRKGSLARLSFARGTATLQWLLDPRTIRALYVTSTKSSRRKTSRK; from the coding sequence ATGAATCTCTTTATCCTCCGCCATGCGAGCGCCGGAACCCGACGCGCCAATCCGCTGCTTGACGTTAAGCGCCCCCTCGACAAGGAGGGCAAGCGCCACTGCCTTCAGCTTGCGCATGTACTGAATGCGTCGAAGATACAGTTCGATCTCATCGTGTCCAGCAATCTCAAGCGCAGCCTGCAGACTGCCTCCCTCGTAGGGACCGAAACCGGTTACGAATCCGCGATCCAGATATCTAATGCGCTTGCCCCCGAAGCCACGCTGCACGATTTCCAGCGCCTGCTGGACACCTGCCGCGACCACGAAAACGTCCTGGTTGTCGGGCATAACCCTAACATCAACAACTTTCTGGGATCGCTTCTGGTTCCCGCCACCAGCCATGGGCCTGCCCAGGTGCGCCTGCGTAAAGGCTCGCTCGCCCGTCTCTCGTTCGCTCGCGGTACGGCTACGCTGCAGTGGCTACTCGACCCGCGCACTATCCGCGCTCTCTACGTTACCTCGACCAAGAGTTCCCGCCGAAAGACCTCGCGAAAGTAA
- a CDS encoding Ppx/GppA phosphatase family protein has protein sequence MPTFAAVDIGSNSCRLKIASVQMHRLKTLHEDREITRLGESVFQTGSISPEAMAGTIRALKRFYKAVQLHAADKVRVVATSAMRDARNADAFTEWVKSATGWDVEVISGLEEGRLIHLGVVTHEPGAKGRCLLIDLGGGSCEVTLSDGGRIKSMVSLSLGAVRLQQEFLPTDPPVKEEVARLKQYIDRELKRGEKKLGQPRVGLVIATSGTAAALAEASVAMAKKLPVRKSAPKKFVRLKPNEATTADVRTLADKLLKMNNAQRAVVPGIGPRRSEIIIGGALVYASLLERLGLKGFRYSPLGLRDGILAQMLAETDLRTSVHQKIESERWTGVLEVCRRYGVQLKNVEPVREHVVQLFDSMARVHELPEEYKLWLESAAMMNDVGKFMNHQGHYRHTQYIIANSEIFGFSPEQRAIVSAIARYLGKTRPDATDRPMRTIPVEEHEHVRRAVVLLRLAVALNQDRASAVVRMRVHVYPKRVLLELVPGRGGAELEAWSLRKEADYFREVFRRELLVEVT, from the coding sequence ATGCCTACGTTTGCCGCGGTTGATATTGGTTCGAATTCGTGCAGGTTGAAGATTGCTTCGGTGCAGATGCACCGGCTGAAGACGTTGCATGAAGACCGTGAGATAACGCGGCTGGGGGAGAGCGTCTTTCAGACCGGCTCGATCTCTCCCGAGGCCATGGCGGGGACGATTCGCGCGCTGAAGCGGTTTTACAAGGCAGTGCAGCTTCATGCGGCGGACAAGGTTCGCGTGGTGGCGACCAGCGCGATGCGCGATGCGCGCAACGCCGATGCGTTTACGGAGTGGGTGAAGTCGGCGACGGGCTGGGACGTCGAGGTGATCTCGGGCCTCGAAGAGGGGCGGTTGATTCATCTGGGAGTGGTGACGCATGAGCCGGGCGCGAAGGGTAGATGCCTGCTGATCGACCTGGGCGGCGGAAGCTGCGAGGTCACGCTGTCCGATGGCGGACGAATTAAGTCGATGGTCAGCCTCTCTCTGGGCGCGGTGCGGTTGCAGCAGGAGTTCTTGCCTACCGATCCGCCTGTGAAGGAGGAGGTGGCGCGGCTGAAGCAGTATATCGACCGCGAACTGAAGCGCGGGGAGAAGAAGCTGGGGCAGCCGCGAGTGGGGCTGGTGATTGCGACTTCAGGAACTGCGGCGGCGCTGGCCGAGGCCAGTGTAGCCATGGCAAAGAAGCTGCCGGTGAGGAAGTCGGCTCCGAAGAAGTTTGTGCGTTTGAAGCCTAATGAGGCGACCACCGCGGATGTACGGACGCTGGCGGACAAGTTGCTGAAGATGAACAATGCTCAGCGTGCAGTGGTGCCGGGGATTGGGCCTCGGCGGTCGGAGATTATCATCGGCGGCGCTCTGGTGTATGCGAGCCTGCTGGAGCGGCTGGGATTAAAGGGATTTCGCTACTCCCCACTGGGGCTGCGGGACGGGATATTGGCTCAGATGCTGGCCGAGACCGATCTGCGGACCTCGGTACATCAGAAGATCGAGAGCGAGCGTTGGACGGGCGTGCTGGAGGTCTGCCGCAGGTATGGGGTTCAACTGAAGAATGTAGAGCCGGTGCGGGAGCATGTGGTTCAGCTCTTCGACTCAATGGCCCGTGTGCACGAGCTGCCTGAGGAGTACAAGCTTTGGCTTGAGTCGGCGGCGATGATGAATGACGTCGGCAAGTTCATGAACCATCAGGGGCACTACCGGCATACGCAGTACATCATTGCCAACTCCGAAATATTTGGATTTTCGCCGGAACAGCGGGCGATTGTAAGTGCGATTGCGCGCTATCTGGGCAAGACGCGTCCTGATGCGACGGACAGGCCGATGCGAACGATTCCTGTGGAAGAGCATGAGCATGTGCGGCGGGCGGTGGTGCTGCTGCGGCTCGCGGTCGCGCTGAATCAAGACCGGGCCAGCGCCGTCGTGCGGATGCGGGTGCACGTCTATCCGAAGCGGGTGCTGTTGGAGCTGGTTCCGGGACGCGGAGGAGCCGAGCTCGAGGCGTGGTCGCTGCGCAAAGAAGCGGATTACTTTCGCGAGGTCTTTCGGCGGGAACTCTTGGTCGAGGTAACGTAG